Genomic DNA from Niabella ginsenosidivorans:
TTACCGGTGCTGCTGTTGTGCAAAGCGCCGCCAATCAGTATTCAGTGGAAGTAACTATACCCGACATCAAACAGAACATTCGCCAGACAGAGAATGCTATTTGTTATTTAACAGGCCGTGCCCCCGGCCCTATAGAAAGAGACAGCCTTTCCAATGAGCCCATTCCTGCCAACCTTTCAACAGGGGTACCCGCACAGCTCCTGGCGAACCGGCCCGATGTGCAGGAAGCAGAATACCAGTTGCGTAATGCTTTTGAAATGGTCAATGTAGCGCGTACTTATTTTTATCCTTCCTTAAACATAACCGGCGAAGCAGGTCTGTATAATACCGGCATAAAGAACTTCTTCAATGCGTCTTCTTTCTTTGCAAATATTATCGGCGGCCTTACACAGCCCATCTTTAATAACGGGTTAAATAAACAACGGTTAGCCCTTGCAAAAGCGCAGCAGGAAGAATACGCTGCTGCTTTTCAGAAAGCGCTGCTGAATGCAGGGACAGAAGTTTCCAATGCCCTGTATCAATACCAGGCGGCGGCGGACAAAAAAACAGCGCGCCGGCTGCAACTGGAAAATCTTGAAAAAGCGGTTTCCTATACCCAGCAATTATTAAAATATTCCAACAAAGCAAACTATACAGACGTACTTACTTCTGAGCAAAGCCTGCTGGCCGCACAGCTTAGCAGCATCAATGACAAGCTGGAGCAGCTTCAGGCAGTAGTGGCATTATACGCAAGCTTAGGCGGCGGCTGGAAATAATTATATCAGCGGCTTTACCCAATCATTCAACTATTTTACCCCGCAGGTTGAAACTATTGTAATTTTTCGGGATCTTGCCTGAAAGAAAATTCTATGCGGTCTTTATCCCTTACAATTGCTGTATGCATTTTTGGCAGTATTGCAATGGCGTTTGCCTTTATGCATCAATGGCAATCCGGATACATCCGATTCCATAAAGATGGCAGCCTGCAATACATTCCCGATGACCAGGGGAATATTATTCCCGATTTCAGCCGGGTAGGTTACCAGACCGGGACTATTCCTATCCCCGATGTTCCCGTTGTACAAACGATCATGCCGGGGCCTGATGCTGAAGCCGCTATCCAAAATGCCATCAGTGCCCTGGCCCAAGAACCAGCAGCCCCCAATGGTTTCAGAGGCACCATCCTGCTGAAGAAGGGGCATTATTCTATTAAAAAAAATATCAGCATCAACGCGAGCGGCATCGTATTGCGCGGAGAAGGCGATGAAACGGTATTAACAGCAGAAGGCAACGAACGGCGTGCGCTGATAGAAGTATCCGGATCAGGAACGGTAAAAGAGGTAAAAGGTACCCGCACCTCCGTTACTGATGATTATGTACCGGCAGGTGCAAAAGCCATCAAAGTAGCTGATGCAGGAGCTTTTAAGCCCGGGGATGCTGTTATTATTCATTGGTCTGCCAAACAGCAATGGATCGATGATCTGCAGATGAACCGGATTGTAGAACGGCCCGGAACCCAGCAATGGCAGGCAAAGGATTATGACTTCCGGTTTCAGCGAACGGTGACCAAAGTAGCAGGTAATACGCTGTTTATCGATAATCCCGTAGTAATGGCTATGGATCCGAAATACAATAGTGCGGAAGTTTACAAATACCAATTTGAGGGAAGGATCTCCAACGTGGGTATAGAGAACCTGTATTGCGCATCTGCATATACTTCCGATACATCAGAAAACCATTCCTGGAACGCCATCACTTTTAATAAGATTAAGAACGGGTGGGTAAGGCACGTAACTGCACGCTATTTTGCCTATGCATGTGTGAACCTGGGCGCATTGGCAAAAAACATAACTGTAACCGATTGCTATTGTTTTGATCATAAATCCATCATTACCGGCGGGCGCCGTTATTCCTTCAATAATAATGGTCAACTCAATCTGTTTATGAATTGCAGGGCCAAAGACGGCCGTCATGATTATGTGACCGGCGCAAGAGTGTGCGGCCCCAATGTATTTTATAACTGCACCGCATCCAATACACATGCTGACATTGGCCCGCATCACCGCTGGGCCATGGGCACTTTATATGACAATATAACCACCGATGGAGAAATCAATATCCAGGACAGGGGTAACTGGGGCAGCGGTCATGGATGGGCCGGCGTGAACCAGGTGGTTTGGAACTGTACAGCAAAAAGGGCTACGGTGCAAAACCCCTGGGCATCCGGCAAAAATTATTGCATCGGTCTTACAGGACAAAAATCACCCGGAAGACTTGCAGGAAGGCCTGATGGTGAATGGGAAGGTCAAAATAAAAAGGGCCTTGAACCGGCCTCCTTATATATAGCACAACTCAAAGCCCGTTCCGCAGCCAGGCATTGAGCACTTCGTGGCCTATCACAAATAATACGGAAGTGACATTTTGATCAGACCGAAAAGTTTCTTCAAAACGTAACGCTTTTTTATTGGTCTGTAATGAATTTCACTTGCATGTTATACCAATTAGATTAAAAAAGTATTGTCATCCGGCCTGACGAAGTAAGTTTGTCAAATGAATTATGGTTCGACAAGCTGTTAATGACAAGTGTTGTAAGTTATTGGAAATGAATCTACATAAGGAACGTCATTCCGACCGAATGGAGCAGAGCGGAATGAGCGGAGGAATCTCTCTGAGAATACAGAGATCCCTCGGCTGCGCTGCCAATGACACATTTGTAAGTAACTGATTTGTACTATTCTTTTCGCATCCACATGTATACCTTATTTAAAGCTTCCCTGGTATTTTTTTTATTTGTACCTTTTTGCTTGTCCAAAAAGGTACCCAAAAAAGACTCCCGAAATCGGTTACGGCACGATTTCGGGGAGCACTTCTATCGGCTTCAGCATATAGTGGTATGTTTCGCTGAAAGCGAAACGCTCAGCTGTTGAATTGCTATCATTAAGCTGATATAGCCCTACATTTAGAAAACGCTTTCAATTTGAAAGAACAAATAAATACGTCATCGCATCATTGATTTGGGCCACCAATAATTTACTCGGGATGACGATTAAAAAAAATTTGTCATCCGAATGAACTTAAATGCAATGTTTTTATGGTTGCCTCACCACTACATTGCTTATTGAACGGATTTTAATGTATAAAAGGTATTATATCCCGCTGTTCCGGACTTTCGGAACGCAGACTTCCGCCAATGGCGGAAGCGCAGATGGTTGGTTGTCTGCGCTGTTCTGCGATCTTTGCGGGAACAGGGAACGGCACCAACCCTTTCTTTTGATTCTTCGGAGATGTCGGAAATGCCATATTCTAAAATAGATTCATCTGCTTCTGGGAACTTTTTAAATGCTCTGGCTACTTAGCCGCAACACTTTGATTTATCTTTATAAGCCTGGAAAATGGCTTCACCTGCTAACGAAGCAGTGCGGTGGCGCACCAAAGCAGCGGAGCCTGGCCGTGCAGATCACCGGTGATGCGTTTACGATCCAGGTAGTATTGATGATCATTTTTCTTATTGGTGCCTTCGCATACATCTGTAACAGCGCCATCCGCATTGATGTATGTAATTA
This window encodes:
- a CDS encoding efflux transporter outer membrane subunit, which encodes MKRTVIINKILWIVFTAALVPSCKVLQPYSSEKNVSDQLYRDAVTNDTATIASMPWRALFTDPRLQHLIDEGLSNNLDLKIAVARIKAAQANLKQANLAYLPSLQANASAGLYQTSGAQNTPAQVYQVYLSSSWQVDIWGKLKSAKRAALASLLQSDAYKRAVQTQLVADIATNYYALMAYDAELTLTLQTVQNRKEDVKTMQILKDGDVVTGAAVVQSAANQYSVEVTIPDIKQNIRQTENAICYLTGRAPGPIERDSLSNEPIPANLSTGVPAQLLANRPDVQEAEYQLRNAFEMVNVARTYFYPSLNITGEAGLYNTGIKNFFNASSFFANIIGGLTQPIFNNGLNKQRLALAKAQQEEYAAAFQKALLNAGTEVSNALYQYQAAADKKTARRLQLENLEKAVSYTQQLLKYSNKANYTDVLTSEQSLLAAQLSSINDKLEQLQAVVALYASLGGGWK